A genomic window from Vagococcus sp. CY52-2 includes:
- the nrdH gene encoding glutaredoxin-like protein NrdH, with amino-acid sequence MNTITLYTKNNCPQCLMTKKFLAQKNVEFNEINIDKEPQYIDSLKEQGFQSVPVLKTMDENMTIVGFRPDQLRTLAV; translated from the coding sequence ATGAATACAATCACACTATACACAAAAAACAATTGTCCACAATGTTTAATGACAAAGAAATTTTTAGCACAAAAAAATGTTGAATTTAATGAAATTAACATAGATAAAGAACCACAATATATTGATTCATTAAAAGAACAAGGTTTCCAAAGTGTGCCTGTTTTAAAAACAATGGATGAAAATATGACAATTGTTGGTTTTAGACCTGATCAATTAAGAACGTTGGCGGTTTAA
- the nrdI gene encoding class Ib ribonucleoside-diphosphate reductase assembly flavoprotein NrdI — protein MKLVFFSLTGQTRRFINKLDLPFHEIDTTNPFHEINEDYLLIVPTYDKEVTEVVNDFIEYKTNQEHLLGVAGGGNLNFGDLFVFTAKDIAKDYGIPLVFSFEFSGTNDDVKNFKKVVNEFESKRSD, from the coding sequence ATGAAACTAGTCTTTTTTTCTTTAACCGGACAGACAAGACGTTTTATTAACAAACTAGACCTTCCTTTTCATGAAATTGACACAACCAATCCTTTTCATGAAATCAATGAAGACTATCTATTAATCGTTCCTACTTATGACAAAGAAGTCACAGAAGTAGTGAACGATTTTATTGAGTACAAAACCAACCAAGAGCACTTACTAGGTGTCGCTGGTGGTGGCAATCTTAACTTTGGAGACTTATTTGTCTTTACTGCAAAAGACATTGCAAAAGATTATGGCATTCCTCTTGTGTTTTCTTTTGAATTTAGTGGCACAAATGACGATGTAAAAAATTTTAAGAAAGTAGTGAATGAATTTGAGTCTAAAAGATCTGACTGA